ACTGCCCAGCTTACCGGCACCCGATATCGCCCTGCCCTGGGATGAGTCACAGGTCACCGACTCTGACGAAGACGTTGTGATATCCCACAACTGGGATGAATTGCGTCGCTTCATGTGGGACTACGTGGGAATAGTTCGCACCAATAAACGCCTAAAGCGGGCCTTGAATCGAGCGGCACTGCTACAGCAGGAAATTGACGAGTATTATTCCAATTACAAAGTCAGCAATGACTTACTTGAGCTGCGGAATCTGGCCATGGTGGCAGAATTGATTATTCGTTCGGCAATGCAGCGCACAGAGAGCCGAGGCCTTCATTACACACTCGATTACCCAGAGCAGCGGGAGGTAGCCGAAGATACCATCCTAACGCCGGAGAATTATAAACCACAGTTGATCAGCGCCATTATTTAGCCCATACGGGCAAAACTAGCCAGCTGACGCAACTTTCGATAGGCGTCAGGGCTAACTTGGTCTGCCAGCACTGGCACGGTGCGCTTCTGACCGCCGAGGAGCTTAAAACGCAGCACTACGGCAAACGGCAATACCGTCGTATCAATACAGTCAACTCGCTGCACCAAGGGGCCGCTAGCTCTTCGCACATCGCCTTGATAAATACGCCACTGGTCATGAGAAAACGCTATCCGGCCCAGTGATTGGGCGCGAAAAAAATACACGTCGCGAAGTATAAAAAAAACAGCGCTACCGATCAGAAGCATTGATGCTGCGACGGCTAGCAAAGCCGGCAGTGCCAACCATAAGCACATCGCTGCGATGCTGTGCACCGCGACAAAATAGGCACACAAACACCGAGACGGCTTAAATTTAAGATCGAGGGGTTTTGGTGAACGTAGTGATGTCATTGACGATCATCGCTAACTCCGGGTCTTCAGGCAGACTTCTACTTAAAAACCACGCAAATAATTCGGTATCTTCGCTCTCCAATAAGCGAATAAAACGCTGCTGACTCTCGTCATCTAAACCTTGAAAACGATGCTCCACATAGGGTACTAGCACCAAATCCAACTCCAGCATGCCGCGACGACAGGCCCAGCGAATTCGCTTGAACTCATTTTCTGAAACCATTATCTTCCACTTCGTGACGGTAGCCTGCATTAAGCGACTACAATAACGCGTATTATAGCGGCAATCGGCGGCAATCACACCGCGCTAAATTTATACTTGCGCACTGGCAAACCGGCACTAGTCGCAACACCCAACCCTCTGAGAGACTATGAATACATTCTGGGAATTTTTAAGCGCTCGATATCCGAATAGCACTACCTCGACAAGGCATTACTGGCATGCAGATAGCGCGTCAGAGCAGACTCTTAGCGACTGCAATATCACTGCGCTGAGCCAGTATGGCTTCGTGGCTGTTGAAGGACCAGACAGCAGTAAATTCCTGCAAGGCCAGACGACCTGTGACTGGCGTAAAATAGACACTGAACATGCTGCGCTGGGAAGCTACTGCAATATTAAAGGCCGCATGGTTATGAGCTTTATCGCCGGCATGCAAACTAGCGATGCGGTATTACTCAGGCTTCATGCCGACACTGGCGACTCCGCCTGCGCCACCCTGGCAAAGTATATCGTCTTTTCAAAAGCAAAAATTCGTAATGCGACTGCAGAATACCTCGCAATCGGTATCTGCGGAAAAAACGCACGAAGCCAATTAATACAAAATATCGGTATAGCACCGACTGCGTCGATGACCCAAGTCACCGATGGTAAAACCGTATTAGTTCAGCTAGACGACAGTGGTGAGCGCTTTGAATGCTGGACACCGGCCGCCGGTGCAATTGAACTGTGGACCAAGCTTAGCGCCGGGGCTACTGTCATCGACTCGACACACTGGGAAGCGCTAAATATTGCGGCAGGGCTTGGTGAAATCTGCAGCACCACCCAAGACACATTCATTCCGCAAATGCTAAATTATCACGTTATTGGTGGCGTCAGTTTTAATAAAGGCTGCTACACAGGGCAAGAAGTGGTCGCCAGGATGCAATATCGCGGCAAACTGAAGCGCCGCCTATATCGCGCTAAAATACTCCGCTCGGAGACAGTATTTGAGCACCTACCCGGTGCCGACTTATTTAATGGCGATGGACCACAAAGTATTGGCAACTTAGTCTCTGCGGTTAGCCGCGGCAAGGAAACTGAACTCTTAGCCGTGCTCACCGAAGACGCCGTAAGCGCGAACGATATTCACTTTGCGAATGAGCCTGCCACCTTGGAAATATTAGATTTGCCCTACGCCATCCCCTCGGCAAAATAAAATGAGTGGCGCAGCTAACCGCGCCACCCTTCTCGTGCAAATAGTACTAATAGCGGGTTTAAATTCGCTTAAGCACCATTCGAGTGCCGGCGTTCATCAGCGGCACTAACAAACGATCATAGCAGCCCGGGAAGACCCTTTGGATCAAATCTAAAAACTTGGCATCACTGCCGATAAGCACCCGGGGCTTAGATCTACGCATACCGCGAATAATAACGGCAGCCGCTTTTTCAGGGGTGGTAGCCGCAATGCGATTAAAAATATCTGCCGTTTTCGCTGCATCTGCCACATTGCCAGTTATTGAATTTAAGTGCCGGCCATTATTGGCGATATTAGTTTTTATACCTCCAGGATGTACCGTAACCACCCTCACATTGGTGTCGCGAATATCCTGACGCAGGGATTCCGAGTAGCCTCGCACAGCAAATTTAGCGGCGTTATAAGAAGATTGCGACGGTATAGATATCAAACCGAACAAAGACGAAATATTAACCACACAGGCCTCTGGACGCGTCAACAATTCAGGTAAAAATGCCTCAACACCGTTAATAACACCCCAGTAATTCACCCCAAACAACCACTCCATATGTTCACGCGGCTGCTCAGCTGCATGACAACTCAGCGCCACCCCAGCATTATTAATAATACCGTCAACCACGCCAAAGTGATCTTTCACCGACGCGGCCCACGCTATCATTGCGGTATTATCACTAACATCCAACTTGGCCAAAAATAATTCCGATTCGCCGCCATACTCGCGCAGGAATTGTAAATTTTCTTCCACAATATCTGAGGCCGCAACCCGCGCGCCGGCTGCCCTTAGGCCAATCACTAATGCGCGGCCAATACCTGAGCCTGCACCGGTCACCGCTATTACTTTATTGTTAAAATTCTTCACGATTAATTCCTATAATCAACTTGTCGCGGCAATTGTCGACTCACTTGTTGGCGCCTCATTTGAGGTAGCCAAAAACTCATATTCCACCGCTGAAAAGTGTCGTGTTGTTAGGCGATATTGCCAAGAAAAGCTTGGCCATAGGGTGGTATTCTTGCCATCTTTAGTTAGATACCAGCTATTACAACCCGATGTCCATGTAGTGCCTATAAAGCGCTGCTGAATGTCAGCATTGAATTCCCGCTGTACCATAGGCTTTAAATCGAGATACTTATTACGATTGTTACGCAGCGTTTTTAAATACTTCAAAATATAATTTATTTGCGATTCTATATAGAAAATAACTGAGGTATTTCCGGGCCCCGTGTTTGGCCCCATGACATAGAGCATATTGGGATAACCCGATACGGCCATGCCTTTGTAGGCTTCGCTGCCAACAGCCCAATCTTTATCTAGCAATCGCCCACCCGCTCCTCGAATAGGAATGGGCGCACCAGAGACCGGCACTTTAAAACCGGTTGCAAATATAATCGCATCAACCTCATGGCGCTCACCGTCAAGAGTATATACCGCGCGCTCATCAATTTTTTCGATGCCGTCCACACAGACACTGACATTATCTTGAGTTAGCGCAGGATAGTATTCATCTGATAACAAAACCCGTTTACAACCCATGGCGTAATGCGGTGTCAGTTTTTCTCGAAGGACGGGATTGGCCACCACCTTCCGCAAATAGCGACGCCCCATCGCCTCACCAAAACGAGTGAGAAAGCTATCCCACATAAAAGCAGGCACAACACTTTCTGCCAATAAATATTGCAGGCGACGAACTGTTTTCTGCAGTATCGGCCAACGTCGATATAAGCGCTGACGACTAAGACTCAAGGGTTTATCAAACTTCGGCATCACCCATGGCGGCGTGCGCTGAAATACCTTTAATGACTGCACCTTCGGCTGGATTGAAGGTATAACCTGAATTGCGCTCGCGCCAGTGCCAATGACCGCTACCCGCTTGCCGACCAAACTGTAGGTCTTATCCCACTCTGCGGTGTGCATTACTTTGCCTGTAAAATTATCCACGCCCGTTATTGCGGGGTATTGCGGAATATTTAAGGCGCCAATTGCCATGACTACCGCACGGGCGCGACGTCGACTACCGTCGGCAAACGTCAACGTCCACACGCCGCTAGCTTCGCAAAAAACCATATCGCTCAGCGCTGCGTTAAACTTTATTTTGTCCCGCAACTTATATTTATCGGCGCAATGGCGCAGGTAATGAAAAATTTCTTGCTGAGGCCCGAAAGTCCTACCCCAGTCGGGTTTTGGTTCAAAAGAAAAGGAATATAAATGTGAAGGCACATCGCAGGCTGCGCCTGGATAGACATTGTCTCGCCAGACACCACCGACGTCGCCCGCCCGCTCATAGATAACAAAGTCGTTAAGCCCTTGCTGCTGCATGCGAATCGCTAGGCCCAAACCACCAAAACCAGCGCCAATAATGGCAACCTCGTCCAGTCCACTTTTATGCGGCGCCATACTGTCATTCTTCGTCATTGCCTTTATACCACTCTTGTTCTTGCTTTCCAGAAATCGCCCAGCACTCTTGCCGTTAGTCCCGGCTCTTCCAGCATGGGCAAATGACCCACCGCGGGTAAAATCATTGCCTTAGCACCATCGATTTGCTCACAAAATTGGTCGGCACAGGTCACATCCAAAACTTGATCAGAGTCGCCCCATAACACCAAAGTAGGTGCGGAAATCTGAGCCAAACTCAAAAAAGTGTCTTTTAGAGAGTCGACTAAATGCGAGAAGATAAAATCATTTACCGGCTTGCGATGGCTCATTGCTCCGGCCATAAAGAAACTCAGGATCATGCCAAAAATACGCTGACGACGGTGCAATGCTATTGCAAAAACTCGCCATGTATCACCGCGGGACGTCGGCGATAAATAATTGACCCCCGCCGCCAAACCACTTTCCAACTGACTAAGATGCCTCCCCGGCACTCCCGCGGAGTTCATAAGACACAAGGTTTGAACAAGGTGCGAATGCCGCGATGCAAGCTGAGCAGCAATGGCCCCGCCCATAGAGCTACCGGCAATATGCGCCTTATCTACGCCTAAGGCCTGCAACCAGACCGCAATACGATCGGCCTGCGCAGCCATTCGGTAATCGCCTTCAGCATGGAAATCGCTATCACCAAAGCCCGCTAGGTCGGGCACTAAGAGGTAATTATCTCGGCGCAGCTTTGCCGCCAAATAGCTCCAATTTTCTTTGCTTGACCCAAAACCGTGGAGCAATACTACGACGGGGCCGGCACTATTTCCGCCGGCCCAATAACAAATATTATGATCGCCAACTTGCTGAACTCGACGCTTCAATCCTGCTTGAACATTCATTAACGGTTGCAGGCGTTGCCATAAACTTGCTTTAGGTTTCCAGCGGGCTACTCGCGCTTTATCAATATCAGCCAACGGCGTCGCTAAATACCGATCACGCATGGTATCTAGCTCCGCCAACATCGCGGTATTTTCTATTGCAATTTCATTGACCGCATTCACGCCGTAGCACCAGCCAGCTTATCGTCGTAGGCGTTAACTTCATCGACTAAAGAATCTACCTCTTGTAGATAGTGGGCATTATCATGATCCCAAGGGTGGAAGCCCGGCTTAAAGTAATCCAGCCAATCAGGGATCGTTCTGCGTAGCATTCCCGGCGAGCCCCATAGGAAGTTGATGGTTTTAATCCAGCCCTTAATATTGAAAAGCTGACCTTCCCGACGCACTAGCCCGATATGAAATGGAATAACCATCGCCCAGAAAATAGTTGTCGCGGTAATCAAAGCTAGGCAACGATGCAAATAGCCGACAACCCCACCACCAAAAACTTGCTGATACACATCGTAAGCCACCGCCTTGTGCTCTGTTTCTTCCAATGCATGCCATTTCCAGATTGCAGCATATCGTTCCTCTGCACCCTCAAGGCTGCGTGGCTCACTAAGCACCATATTGGCTAAAATTGCGGTGAGATGTTCTAAAGCGATAGTGCCCGCAAGCTGCGTCGACTTGGGTGTATAGCGGGTAAAAAACTTTAATAACCCGACGATAATTCGGCCATAACGATCTGCTGGCATTCCTTTTTGCACTAAAGCGTCGTTATACTCTTCATGTTCACGACCGTGCATTGCTTCCTGACCGATAAACCCACGTACTGACTCCTTTAGCTCCGGATCGCGAATCCGATCCCGGTAGTGGCGCACGCTATCAATAAAAAATCGTTCGCCATCTGGAAAAAAAATCGACAGGGCATTAAAGAAATGGCTGATATGAGCACCACCCGCGTGCCAGTCACCGATGCGGTCTTTAGGTAAGTGGAATTCAAGATTACGACGTACCGGCTGAACGATAGTTTTCATAAAGCTTCTCCCTAACAGGTTATTTTATGTAACATCAGACAATGTAACACCATATGATGCAACATTAATCTTGACATCATTCAATGTCAAGTACATCCGTTCAAAAACTTTCTCCTATTTGAGCGGCCTTAAAATTAGGCCCGCAGGGACACGGTCCGAGTAAAATCCACGATCAAGGTCGCAAGCTCTTCGGGGTGAGATAAAGGCAACCAATGGCCACCACTGACGTGATGAACGGAGGTGTTTGGCGCCCACTCAGATATTCCAGAGTACAAATCTGCGCCAAGAAAACGATCATGAGTGGGAATTACAAGATGCACCGGCACCTCACTAGTCCGCTGACGCGGCTCGCGGAAACAGGGCAAACAATTGGCCCTATACAGCGCCATACCGTGAACACCATCGCGCCGACGCTGCGCTCGCTCGGCCACTATATCTCCGTGGGTTTCAATGCCTTCAAATACATACAATGAACGCGACCAATATCGCCCCAGCACAAAACGCCACAAGAACGCAGGGAGCAACGGCAGATGAAAGAACCAGATATACCAAGAGCGGAAAAATTGTTTAACCATCGAGCGCACGCCGTCCTTCTCTCGCAAACGTTGACGCACCCAATGGCCCATATGATCCAAGCAGGGGCCTGATATGGAGGTATAAGATAAAATTTTATGTTGGAATCTGGGACAGCTGACAGACTCCCAGCTCTGCACCGAGCCCCAGTCGTGACCAACTAAATGAAACTTAGGCTGGCTACAAAACTGCGCAGTTACGGCCTCTAGATCTTCCTGCAGCCGCCCTAAGCGATAGGCATTCTGATCAGCTGGCACCGCCGAGTTTCCCGCTCCACGAACGTCGTAGCGGATAAGGTAAAACTGATCGACAAGGTAATCCGCAAGCAAGTTCCAAACACCGCTATTGTCGGGATAGCCATGCACCAAAACAATATTCGGCTTGCTAGGATCCCCCTGGCAATACACCGCAAGCTTGACGCCTCCGGAATAACAGAACTGTGGCTCGGGGAGCAGACCTCCGGCGTTTTTGTGCTCGGCACTAAGCTCGTCAGACGCTAACATTCTCATAGTACGTTCCAATGCAATAATTTAGGCTGACAATAAAACTCAAGCGAGCGACTCCAACTTCACATAATTTAAAACGGGTTGAAATTTGCATATTCTGGCAGAGCTACCCGCGTGCGCATTGCTTTTAAGGTTTCAAACGGATTATCTACAATCATTGAATTCACCAAGCTCGCAGGCAAGGCGCCAACGGGATTTAAATGCAGCTGAAAGACAACTTTAGTTTGGGTATCACTAAGCGGGGTCAACTCGAAAAAACCGGCCACCTCATCAACTCGCACTGCATCTGTTTTAGTCGGCAAGGCCGCTTGGGCGGATTTAGGAAGTGCATCAGCTTTAACCCCAGACAACTTTACCGTCGTTACACGAGTAGCCGTATCTTGATATATTTCATTGCGCAAAATCATTTCGCGATCGGCGGCGGGCCAAGGGAAGTCATTCTGCAAATACTGATAACGATCCATTAAACTGGCTTTATAAAGCAGCTTGGGGCTTTTACATTTAAACATCCAATGCACAAAGCCACTGGTGTCGTCTAGCAAGGCCATCACTTGGTTAAGCTCAGCATTGACTATCGACTCACCACGAAATGCCTTGTAATCCGAACCCTCTACGACGCGCGTGTAAACCCGAATACCGTCCTCATCCTTTGCTAGCTCCCACTCGCCGGCGAAAGCAGAGACACTCAGCAGTAAGAACACCACCAACACCAAACACTGATCTTTTATTCCGTTCACATCCACCTCCAACTATTGATGATTTCAATTCATTGCAACATAAAATAACTAAATTACTAAGCCATCGCTATGCAGGCACTAGGCTTTTCGGTCTTTAGTCCAGACCGCTTACATCCGGTAGGTAAACTGCATGGCAACGGAACGCGGAGGCTCAAGAAACCCGGTGTGACTAGTCGCCCCGAATATCGTTTTCGACAAAGGTGTGTCACCGGCATATACGATGATGACCTTATCCGTTAAGTTTTTTCCTACCAATGCCAATTCCCATTGTTTATCAATGGGCCCAATACCAATACGACCATTCACTTTGAAAAACCCATCCTGCTCAACGCGGGGGTCCAAGTTGGATGACGGGTTGTAGTTGTCAGTAAAAATAATATCCAAACCCATACCAATCCCCATTGTTGGGCTGATAGGCCGAATATAACCGACGAGGAAGGTACCGGACCAATCAGCAACATATTGATTAGTCTGCCCAGTGTAGTCACAGCTAGAACCATCTGCAGAAGTCGGCGCTTGATCTTGCTGACACTGACCATTCTCAAAGTCAGTGAACTCAAAATCAAGTAATGCCACCGCGCCCCCCAAACTCAAATAGTCGGTGATTTGCCAGCGGCCATCCATCTCAATACCCATGGTGACAGCTTGCTTGGCATTACCAACATTGAAGCCCAGAGTCCCGTCAAAGATACTAATTTGAAGATCGTTGTACTGAGTATAAAATGCCGCAATATTTAACTCCGCTGCGCCGCCTAGCAAACCTGTTTTGAGGCCCAACTCTAAGCTCCTCGCTTCCTCTTCTTCATACTCAAACGTGCCAACCAAAACCTGTTGATTAGGCGTAATAGCACCCGGATTGCGGGGCGTAAGTTCCCTACTCGGCGACATATTTGAACGCGCATCGAAGCCGCCAGCTTTGACGCCTTTAGTCGCCGTAAAGTAGGCCATCCCATCTTCGGAATAGTCCCATTGCACATTAAGCAGCGGCGAAAAAGACTTCTCCGTGCGCTTGCCACGCAAATCATGGCGTTCTGCAGAAAAGGTAATGGCGGACACAGTATCTACCTCACCAAAAGGTAAAACATTGCCCTCCAAATCTGCGAACTCAAGTTTGCGACTGCCGGTCTTTTGCTCTAGCGTTCCGCGCCCACCCAAGGTTAAGCGCCAATCATCACCAAAGTGGAAGGTAGTCTGCAAAAAAGCAGAATATATGTTTGATGTGCTTAGAAACTGACGAGGCGCAGTTATATTCGTTACCGCATTACCTGCATCACCGATACCAGCAATTTCTTCTAGCGCACCACCCAGCGGATTGGGGTCAAAATCCCCTCTAGCTCCCCCTTCGGTGAGATCAGCCGCATTCAGTAGCTGCACTACCACATCGGAATCCTGAATAAGTTTATCGCGGAAATCTAGCTCATTGCGCTGCAGATAAACGCCGCCAATGTACTCTATATCTTCACCTGCCGGTGATATCCAACGCAGCTCTTGGCTGTACTGGGTGTAATCCTCACCGAGCTCCAACTTAAATAGTTCTGCTGCGGTAGCATCGCAGTCGCAGAGATCGTTATAGGTATAGTGTAAGTAACCTGTTATTGCGGCGAATTCATGTCCGCTGTCGTTCACGCTAAAAACATTAAACGTTAAATTGGTGGTGTCATTATTACTATAATTACCATTCGAGCTATTTTTGTAATCTTGGAAATTATTTCGCACTGACTCATCAGTATCAACATTTACAACCCCTGGGAACTGGGTATTGTCTAGTATTTCAGCCTCTGTGCGACCCGTAAACAGAAACACATCGGAAGTAGATGGCTCGTCGTTAATGATTTCACCCTGACGACCCAAGGTATCGAAACTTCCGGTTTCCAGCTTCAGCGACAGCTTAGTTTGATCGGTCGCCTGCCAATTTAACTTTACACGGAACGTCTGCTGGTCATACTGTGGTCCGGTTCTTCCCAAAAACAAATTTTCCATAAAGCCGCCGTACTCACGTAGTCGGGCGGCAAAGCGAAAACCAACGGTGTCCGTAATAGGCCCTGACAGCATCAAATCATGGACGTTGTCGTCAAATTTGGGTTCGTAAAGCGTTGAGAACAAGCCTTCGAAGTATTCTGTGGCATCGGCCGTAATAAGGTTAACCGCTCCGGCGATACTGTTCTTGCCGTGTAAGATATTCTGCGGCCCGCGCAGAACTTCAACTCTGGCCAAATCTAAAAACGGTGCTCTAGCTAACTGCGCGCGGCCGTAATAAATACCGTCAACATACATACCCACTGACTGCTCAAAGCCCTGGTTCATACCAGTACCAATGCCGCGAATAAAAATATCCGTGCTGATACCACTTTCCGTTACAGTCAGATTCGGCACATAGGCTTGGAGATCTTCCATACGGTTGATACCCGCTTCCATCATTTTTTCGCCACTAACGGCACTAACAGAAACGGGTACATCTTGAAGACTTTGAGTCCGATGTTGGGCCGTGACAACCACTTCTTCCAACATGGCGGCCATTGACCCTGCGGGAAAGACAGCAGACGCAAGCAAACAAAACACAAGGGATGTATTACGACTAACCATAACTCAGGACCTACTTTTCAGTTTTATTGTTATAATAGATGCCATTATGCGACACTGTTTAATGAGACATTAATTGGCGACTCATCAGATGTCAAGAAAAGTGTGACGATGACACGATTAGCCTATTTTTAAAGCGGTGTTCGGCTGGAAACTTTGTTTCCCACTAGACGCAGCATTATAAATTGCCAATTTAAATGAAACTGTTACACCTGGATTGTATTCCAATTTAGAGGGCGCCGAGCGCAGTAAATAGCATGAAAATCTCCGAAGACACCATCAATAGTATCGCCCAACTGCTACCGCAAACGAATATCGCAACGAATGCTTCGACAACCGAGCACCAGCGTGATTATTCGGTCGAAGAGCTTGCGCTCGCTGCCAACACTACCGTGCGCAATATTCGCGCCTACCAAGATCGCGGCGTACTGCCGCCGCCGGCACTCCAAGGCCGAAAAGGCATTTACAGCAATTTACATCTTTCGCGCCTTCGTCTTATCGCCAATTTACTCGACCGGGGCTACACCCTCTCTAGCATTCGCGAGCTGATATCTGCGCTTGAAGAAGGTGTTGGGCTGAGCGAAGTACTAGGTATAGAATCTGCCCTAAACTCGCCATGGACAAATGAAGCACCCACTACAATCGGCATGACCGATCTGGTAAAAATGTTTGGCAGTAAATTAACACCCTCGGCGATTAAAACGGCCCATGATCTTGGCTTATTTAGCATTTCAGGTACCGAGTTACGAGTGTCAAGCATGAACACTTTAAAGGTGGCCGAAGAGCTGTGTGCGACGGGTATACCCCTAGACGAGTTATTAGATATTCTACGAATGATGCGCGGAAATGTGCAGCGAGTAGCAAATGAGTTTGTCAAATTAGTATCACGTCACGTGCTAGAGCCCTACGCCGAGCAGAAAATACCGCCGCCAGAAGAACTACCCAAAATCGCTGAATTAGTATGGAAATTACGGCCACTTGCAGAGAAGGTGGTCGATGCTGAACTCGGACGCGCAATGGAAATAGCGGCCGGTCAGTTTTTGGCTGACACCCTGGAATCTATAATGGACGATCTACCCAAAGATTCTCCCTATAGACGTTAATCACTGACGGCCCTTATAAGCACCAATCGATGGCTGATCGGCCATGAGTTTCAAGATAGGCGTTTGCTTTAGAAAAATGTCGGCATCCCAAAAAACCGCGATGCGCTGATAGTG
This portion of the Zhongshania sp. R06B22 genome encodes:
- a CDS encoding protein YgfX; its protein translation is MTSLRSPKPLDLKFKPSRCLCAYFVAVHSIAAMCLWLALPALLAVAASMLLIGSAVFFILRDVYFFRAQSLGRIAFSHDQWRIYQGDVRRASGPLVQRVDCIDTTVLPFAVVLRFKLLGGQKRTVPVLADQVSPDAYRKLRQLASFARMG
- a CDS encoding succinate dehydrogenase assembly factor 2, giving the protein MVSENEFKRIRWACRRGMLELDLVLVPYVEHRFQGLDDESQQRFIRLLESEDTELFAWFLSRSLPEDPELAMIVNDITTFTKTPRS
- the ygfZ gene encoding CAF17-like 4Fe-4S cluster assembly/insertion protein YgfZ, whose protein sequence is MNTFWEFLSARYPNSTTSTRHYWHADSASEQTLSDCNITALSQYGFVAVEGPDSSKFLQGQTTCDWRKIDTEHAALGSYCNIKGRMVMSFIAGMQTSDAVLLRLHADTGDSACATLAKYIVFSKAKIRNATAEYLAIGICGKNARSQLIQNIGIAPTASMTQVTDGKTVLVQLDDSGERFECWTPAAGAIELWTKLSAGATVIDSTHWEALNIAAGLGEICSTTQDTFIPQMLNYHVIGGVSFNKGCYTGQEVVARMQYRGKLKRRLYRAKILRSETVFEHLPGADLFNGDGPQSIGNLVSAVSRGKETELLAVLTEDAVSANDIHFANEPATLEILDLPYAIPSAK
- a CDS encoding SDR family NAD(P)-dependent oxidoreductase; this encodes MKNFNNKVIAVTGAGSGIGRALVIGLRAAGARVAASDIVEENLQFLREYGGESELFLAKLDVSDNTAMIAWAASVKDHFGVVDGIINNAGVALSCHAAEQPREHMEWLFGVNYWGVINGVEAFLPELLTRPEACVVNISSLFGLISIPSQSSYNAAKFAVRGYSESLRQDIRDTNVRVVTVHPGGIKTNIANNGRHLNSITGNVADAAKTADIFNRIAATTPEKAAAVIIRGMRRSKPRVLIGSDAKFLDLIQRVFPGCYDRLLVPLMNAGTRMVLKRI
- a CDS encoding flavin-containing monooxygenase gives rise to the protein MTKNDSMAPHKSGLDEVAIIGAGFGGLGLAIRMQQQGLNDFVIYERAGDVGGVWRDNVYPGAACDVPSHLYSFSFEPKPDWGRTFGPQQEIFHYLRHCADKYKLRDKIKFNAALSDMVFCEASGVWTLTFADGSRRRARAVVMAIGALNIPQYPAITGVDNFTGKVMHTAEWDKTYSLVGKRVAVIGTGASAIQVIPSIQPKVQSLKVFQRTPPWVMPKFDKPLSLSRQRLYRRWPILQKTVRRLQYLLAESVVPAFMWDSFLTRFGEAMGRRYLRKVVANPVLREKLTPHYAMGCKRVLLSDEYYPALTQDNVSVCVDGIEKIDERAVYTLDGERHEVDAIIFATGFKVPVSGAPIPIRGAGGRLLDKDWAVGSEAYKGMAVSGYPNMLYVMGPNTGPGNTSVIFYIESQINYILKYLKTLRNNRNKYLDLKPMVQREFNADIQQRFIGTTWTSGCNSWYLTKDGKNTTLWPSFSWQYRLTTRHFSAVEYEFLATSNEAPTSESTIAATS
- a CDS encoding alpha/beta fold hydrolase gives rise to the protein MNAVNEIAIENTAMLAELDTMRDRYLATPLADIDKARVARWKPKASLWQRLQPLMNVQAGLKRRVQQVGDHNICYWAGGNSAGPVVVLLHGFGSSKENWSYLAAKLRRDNYLLVPDLAGFGDSDFHAEGDYRMAAQADRIAVWLQALGVDKAHIAGSSMGGAIAAQLASRHSHLVQTLCLMNSAGVPGRHLSQLESGLAAGVNYLSPTSRGDTWRVFAIALHRRQRIFGMILSFFMAGAMSHRKPVNDFIFSHLVDSLKDTFLSLAQISAPTLVLWGDSDQVLDVTCADQFCEQIDGAKAMILPAVGHLPMLEEPGLTARVLGDFWKARTRVV
- a CDS encoding metal-dependent hydrolase, which produces MKTIVQPVRRNLEFHLPKDRIGDWHAGGAHISHFFNALSIFFPDGERFFIDSVRHYRDRIRDPELKESVRGFIGQEAMHGREHEEYNDALVQKGMPADRYGRIIVGLLKFFTRYTPKSTQLAGTIALEHLTAILANMVLSEPRSLEGAEERYAAIWKWHALEETEHKAVAYDVYQQVFGGGVVGYLHRCLALITATTIFWAMVIPFHIGLVRREGQLFNIKGWIKTINFLWGSPGMLRRTIPDWLDYFKPGFHPWDHDNAHYLQEVDSLVDEVNAYDDKLAGATA
- a CDS encoding alpha/beta fold hydrolase, with translation MRMLASDELSAEHKNAGGLLPEPQFCYSGGVKLAVYCQGDPSKPNIVLVHGYPDNSGVWNLLADYLVDQFYLIRYDVRGAGNSAVPADQNAYRLGRLQEDLEAVTAQFCSQPKFHLVGHDWGSVQSWESVSCPRFQHKILSYTSISGPCLDHMGHWVRQRLREKDGVRSMVKQFFRSWYIWFFHLPLLPAFLWRFVLGRYWSRSLYVFEGIETHGDIVAERAQRRRDGVHGMALYRANCLPCFREPRQRTSEVPVHLVIPTHDRFLGADLYSGISEWAPNTSVHHVSGGHWLPLSHPEELATLIVDFTRTVSLRA
- a CDS encoding START domain-containing protein, with protein sequence MNGIKDQCLVLVVFLLLSVSAFAGEWELAKDEDGIRVYTRVVEGSDYKAFRGESIVNAELNQVMALLDDTSGFVHWMFKCKSPKLLYKASLMDRYQYLQNDFPWPAADREMILRNEIYQDTATRVTTVKLSGVKADALPKSAQAALPTKTDAVRVDEVAGFFELTPLSDTQTKVVFQLHLNPVGALPASLVNSMIVDNPFETLKAMRTRVALPEYANFNPF